The following coding sequences are from one Lolium rigidum isolate FL_2022 chromosome 6, APGP_CSIRO_Lrig_0.1, whole genome shotgun sequence window:
- the LOC124661479 gene encoding uncharacterized protein At4g28440-like: MATAAAAAKRKPVFVKVDQLKPVTSGHTLVAKVLSSKTVLQKARAGAGPGPVAKPTRIAECLIGDETGCVLFTARNEQVDMLKPGNTVIIRNAKIDMFKGSMRLAVDKWGRVEVTEPASFDVKEDNNLSLVEYELVNVEE, encoded by the exons atggccacggcggcggcggcggcgaagcggaAGCCGGTGTTTGTGAAAGTAGATCAGCTCAAGCCAGTCACGAGCGGCCACACGCTCGTCGCCAAGGTGCTCAGCTCCAAGACCGTCCTGCAGAAggcccgcgccggcgccggccctgGCCCGGTGGCCAAGCCCACGAGAATCGCCGAGTGCCTCATCGGCGACGAGACCGGATGCGTCCTCTTCACCGCCCGCAACGAGCAGG TTGACATGTTGAAGCCTGGTAATACCGTTATCATCCGCAATGCAAAGATTGACATGTTCAAAGGGTCAATGAGGCTTGCTGTTGACAAATGGGGCCGTGTTGAAGTCACTGAACCGGCAAGCTTTGATGTAAAGGAAGACAACAATCTCTCGCTTGTGGAGTATGAGCTTGTCAACGTGGAAGAGTGA
- the LOC124663103 gene encoding protein NUCLEAR FUSION DEFECTIVE 6, mitochondrial-like → MAAAAAAARSFLRSGSTASSLRGAAARAASRAGSAPLPRRLPASAPRLLLRSPLEMTSFCVESLMPMHSATASALMTSLLAAPACKGFGWLSEAGNDDV, encoded by the exons atggccgccgccgccgccgccgcgagatcCTTCCTCCGATCTGGATCCACCGCCTCCTCCCTCCGCGGAGCAGCGGCCAGAGCTGCCTCCCGCGCTGGGTCGGCTCCTCTCCCAAGGCGGCTCCCTGCTTCTGCTCCCCGCCTCCTTCTAAG GTCGCCGCTGGAGATGACCAGTTTCTGTGTGGAGTCGCTGATGCCCATGCACAGCGCCACCGCGTCGGCGCTCATGACGTCGCTCCTCGCCGCCCCGGCTTGCAAGGGGTTCGGCTGGCTGTCCGAAG CTGGCAATGATGACGTGTGA
- the LOC124663105 gene encoding protein E6-like, whose amino-acid sequence MASSASHLFLLAMAVLLAAPAPSVDAWGGRMFFSKMTRPEAVAEADKAADTTTAGTTEALDANSAPAAFSSRPSSGGSNRGYGLYGRPEENERYPPAYFRRGVHHDAEKRTTTNTNVVPEAVPVQEQEEESSGEKEEPAFPENGSGRGRPLSYMRHGGKGKRGDYGMSDTRLYQNGRYYYDVEADRYGYGRESNPVRTRPESEDNGSGYGRPGGERRSGRYGGNNEQNDDGFEEDQNEQYNP is encoded by the coding sequence ATGGCTTCCTCTGCGTCCCACCTCTTCCTTCTCGCCATGGCGGTCCTCCTCGCCGCCCCCGCGCCCAGCGTGGACGCGTGGGGCGGCCGCATGTTCTTCAGCAAGATGACGCGCCCCGAAGCCGTGGCCGAGGCTGACAAGGCGGCGGACACCACCACCGCGGGGACGACGGAAGCGCTCGACGCCAACAGCGCGCCGGCGGCGTTCTCGTCGCGGCCGTCCAGCGGCGGCAGCAACCGCGGGTACGGCCTCTACGGCCGTCCCGAGGAGAACGAGAGGTACCCGCCGGCCTACTTCCGCCGCGGCGTGCACCACGACGCCGAGAAGCGGACGACCACCAACACCAACGTCGTGCCGGAGGCTGTCCCGgtgcaagaacaagaagaagaatcgTCGGGcgagaaggaggagccggcgttcCCCGAGAACGGCAGCGGCAGGGGGCGGCCGCTGTCGTACATGCGCCACGGCGGCAAGGGCAAGCGCGGCGACTACGGGATGAGCGACACCAGGCTGTACCAGAACGGCCGCTACTACTACGACGTGGAGGCCGACAGGTACGGCTACGGCCGCGAGTCCAACCCGGTGCGGACGCGCCCCGAGTCCGAGGACAACGGCTCCGGGTACGGCCGCCCCGGCGGCGAGAGGCGGTCGGGGAGGTACGGCGGCAACAACGAGCAGAACGACGACGGCTTCGAGGAAGACCAGAACGAGCAGTACAATCCGTGA